From Scylla paramamosain isolate STU-SP2022 unplaced genomic scaffold, ASM3559412v1 Contig3, whole genome shotgun sequence, a single genomic window includes:
- the LOC135096171 gene encoding silk gland factor 1-like has protein sequence MLSQKLYGESMTPMTTCAPSVSPMAQSTYGMNTMNSMNSMMGMSSYQQRLPPNMDFPSSMGGIGAMGMGGQCMSPGMTGMGAFPPMNTSMQQMNGMSGCMGGMGGMGGMNQMVGYGRELQEPDSPVSSALQRARQDKTYRRSYTHAKPPYSYISLITMSIQNAPNKMVTLSEIYQFIMDLFPYYRQNQQRWQNSIRHSLSFNDCFVKIPRTPDKPGKGSFWSLHPDSGNMFENGCYLRRQKRFKCEKKEAQRQTKHTPSTTPSAHAHTPKAEHGDDNDSKMDGGLASPAHGGGHGPHHGGHAGPPPPADPVSGMTQLLEAATKLEPPEPGVGGGGGYQMPPPPSDHQHQQAAAAAAAAAAAAAAAAAQQGGDQQQQQQQQQQHQQHQQQQQQQQQQQQQQAAAAAHLAAHELHAAPPLHPSLLKDYTASAYLKDYSKDYGAYLKDYGGHLKDYGDPLKNYPAPAHPFSITSIIAAENKDSYGGYLSPLPPPASTAAAAAAATPSHHAMADHGGYYPPPLYHHTTTSL, from the coding sequence atGTTGTCGCAGAAGCTGTACGGCGAGAGCATGACGCCCATGACGACGTGCGCGCCGTCCGTGTCGCCCATGGCGCAGAGCACGTACGGCATGAACACCATGAACTCCATGAACTCCATGATGGGCATGTCCTCCTACCAGCAGCGCCTGCCGCCCAACATggacttcccctcctccatggGCGGCATCGGCGCCATGGGCATGGGCGGCCAGTGCATGAGCCCCGGCATGACCGGCATGGGCGCCTTCCCGCCCATGAACACCTCCATGCAGCAGATGAACGGCATGAGCGGCTGCATGGGCGGCATGGGCGGCATGGGCGGCATGAACCAGATGGTGGGGTACGGGCGCGAGCTGCAGGAGCCGGACTCGCCCGTGTCCTCGGCGCTGCAGCGCGCGCGGCAGGACAAGACGTACCGGCGGTCGTACACGCACGCCAAGCCGCCCTACTCGTACATCTCGCTCATCACCATGTCCATCCAGAACGCGCCCAACAAGATGGTCACGCTCTCTGAGATATACCAGTTCATCATGGACCTCTTCCCCTACTACCGCCAGAACCAGCAGCGCTGGCAGAACTCCATCAGGCACTCGCTCTCCTTCAACGACTGCTTCGTCAAGATCCCGCGCACGCCTGACAAACCCGGCAAGGGCTCCTTCTGGTCGCTGCACCCGGACTCGGGCAACATGTTCGAGAACGGCTGCTACCTGCGCCGCCAGAAGCGGTTCAAGTGTGAGAAGAAGGAGGCGCAGCGCCAGACCAAGCACACGCCATCCACCACGCCctccgcccacgcccacacgcccaagGCTGAGCACGGCGACGACAACGACTCCAAAATGGACGGCGGGCTGGCCTCGCCCGCACACGGCGGCGGCCACGGCCCGCACCACGGGGGCCACGCGGGGCCGCCGCCCCCAGCCGACCCTGTGTCCGGCATGACGCAGCTGTTGGAGGCCGCCACCAAGCTGGAGCCGCCCGAGCCGGGcgtgggcggcggcggggggTACCAgatgccgccgccgccctccgaccaccagcaccagcaggcggcggcggcggcggcggcagcggcagcagcagcagcagcagcggcggcgcaGCAGGGCggagaccagcagcagcagcagcaacagcagcagcagcaccagcagcaccaacagcagcagcagcaacagcagcagcagcagcagcagcaggcggcCGCGGCGGCGCACCTGGCGGCGCACGAGCTGCACGCGGCGCCGCCGCTGCATCCGTCACTGCTGAAGGACTACACGGCGTCGGCCTACCTGAAGGACTACTCCAAGGACTACGGCGCCTACCTCAAGGACTACGGCGGACACCTCAAGGACTACGGCGACCCCCTCAAGAACTACCCGGCGCCCGCGCACCCCttctccatcacctccatcatcGCCGCGGAGAACAAGGACTCCTACGGCGGCTACCTCAGCCCCCTGCCGCCCCCCGcgtccaccgccgccgccgccgccgccgccacgccctCGCACCACGCCATGGCGGACCACGGTGGCTACTACCCGCCCCCGctctaccaccacaccaccacctcgctcTGA